A genomic window from Populus nigra chromosome 7, ddPopNigr1.1, whole genome shotgun sequence includes:
- the LOC133699717 gene encoding pescadillo homolog: protein MVARKKHYRPPGKKKEGNAARYVTRSQAIKQLQVTLGFFRRLSILKGIFPREPKKKFKGNNHTYYHVKDVAFLQHEPLLDKFRDIRAYQKKIKKAEAKKNADLATLLRTREPTYKLDRLVRERFPKFVDALRDLDDCLTMVHLFAALPAVERAKIDVELIHNCRRLSHEWQAYVSRTYKLRKVFISVKGIYYQAEIEGQKITWLTPHAMQQVLPDDVNFSVMLTFLEFYETLLGFVNFRLYHSINVKYPPILDPQLEALASDLYALSRYIVSNSRTSTLEPTAASSSTSQQLEGQEKEMQADESELRLAQLQHQLPSNEPGALMHLMENAEFENEDDQDTKECKRLFKNMKFFLGREVPRESLLFVIPAFGGVVSWDGEAAPYKESDQSITHQIVDRPTQGHKYLSREYVQPQWIYDCINARIILPTEAYMVGRIPPPHLSPFVDNDAEGYIPDYAETIKRLQAAAKNEVLPMPGVGKEDLDDPQNLLVEGYISRAEANEAVKTKKKMATLEKQYHEELQRELQGAVMKKSKQGSEEDAKASEESVPDPKQIAEDIDTMSKLGMSRKKRGLLEAIEKRKERNTARISKLKERKKKLKSSEN from the exons ATGGTTGCAAGGAAAAAGCATTACAGACCTCCG GGTAAGAAGAAGGAAGGCAACGCTGCCAGATACGTTACCAGGTCTCAAGCTATTAAGCAGCTCCAAGTCACGCTAGGTTTTTTCcg GAGGTTAAGCATTCTAAAAGGTATATTCCCTCGAGAGCCAAAGAAGAAGTTCAAGGGAAATAATCATACTTATTATCATGTCAAGGATGTTGCTTTCCTTCAACATGAACCGTTACTCGACAAGTTTAGAGACATAAGGGCTTACCAGAAGAAGATAAAGAAAGCTGAGGCCAAGAAGAACGCTGATCTTGCCACGCTTCTTCGAACTCGGGAACCCACTTACAAGCTAGACAGGCTTGTTAGAGAAAG GTTTCCTAAGTTTGTTGATGCGCTGAGAGACTTGGATGATTGTTTAACCATGGTGCATCTTTTTGCAGCATTACCTGCTGTAGAGAGGGCAAAAATTGATGTGGAACTCATACATAATTGTAGGAG ATTGAGTCATGAATGGCAAGCTTATGTTTCCCGTACTTATAAATTGAGGAAGGTTTTCATTTCCGTAAAGGGCATATATTATCAG GCTGAGATTGAGGGTCAAAAGATCACTTGGTTAACTCCTCATGCAATGCAACAAGTTTTGCCAGATGATGTCAACTTCAGTGTTATGTTAACCTTTTTGGAGTTTTATGAG ACTCTCCTTGGATTTGTCAATTTTAGGCTCTATCATTCCATAAATGTGAAGTATCCACCCATTCTTGATCCTCAGCTGGAAGCTTTAGCATCAG ATCTCTATGCGCTGTCAAGATACATTGTTTCTAACTCCAGAACCTCCACCTTGGAACCCACAGCTGCTAGTTCATCTACATCACAGCAACTAGAGGGTCAGGAGAAGGAGATGCAGGCTGATGAGTCTGAACTAAGGCTTGCTCAACTTCAGCATCAACTTCCTTCCAACGAACCCGGTGCATTGATGCACCTGATGGAAAATGCTGAGTTTGAAAATGAAGATGATCAAGATACAAAGGAGTGCAAGAGGCTCTTTAAGAATATGAAATTCTTCTTGGGTCGCGAG GTTCCTAGAGAATCATTGCTCTTTGTAATTCCTGCTTTTGGTGGCGTTGTTTCTTGGGACGGGGAAGCTGCTCCATATAAGGAATCTGACCAGAGCATTACTCATcag ATTGTTGACAGGCCAACCCAAGGTCATAAATACCTTTCGAGAGAATATGTTCAGCCACAGTGGATTTACGATTGCATTAATGCACGGATCATATTGCCAACTGAAGCTTATATGGTGGGAAG GATTCCTCCCCCGCACCTGTCGCCTTTTGTTGATAATGATGCAGAAGGCTATATTCCTGATTATGCAGAGACTATCAAACGCTTGCAGGCTGCTGCCAAAAATGAAGTCCTTCCCATGCCTGGAGTAGGAAAGGAAGATTTAGATGATCCTCAAAATTTGTTGGTTGAAGGTTATATTAGTCGAGCAGAGGCTAATGAGGCTgtgaagacaaagaaaaag ATGGCGACTCTTGAGAAGCAGTACCATGAAGAGCTACAAAGGGAACTTCAGGGTGCAGTCATGAAGAAAAGCAAGCAGGGCTCTGAAGAGGATGCAAAGGCTAGTGAAGAGTCTGTCCCTGATCCGAAACAGATTGCTGAGGACATTGACACAATGTCAAAATTAGGGATGTCACGTAAAAAGAGGGGCCTTCTGGAAGCTATTGAG aaaagaaaGGAACGGAACACTGCTCGCATTAGCAAGCTGAAGGAGCGGAAGAAGAAGCTGAAAAGCTCAGAAAATTGA
- the LOC133699729 gene encoding defective in cullin neddylation protein AAR3-like isoform X2 gives MDSPGSIFEIYIRYHDIRSLKSCQTDGHDEHEGKTSRDALAQLSKIVDLKFHTRTSIFDELLKLMSKLELMADFSEFSCFYDFVFFMCRENGQKNITVNKAVTAWKLILAGRFRLLNQWCDFVQEYQRHNISEDTWQQVLAFSRCVHENLEGYDPEGAWPVLIDDFVEHMYRVLGSNRESNFFCNCGDSESQSCAFEDPLPGLKDTPGLKRKLSSFQMEEMASSNAVFLDSVSPNFILNSKRSRLIDYRPLNWEDNPPGNSASDGMDITKQNNSLGSMKSPCAVEGCLSRGFAGLFSTRSYLRLDRERRVSYT, from the exons ATGGACTCACCGGGTTCAATCTTTGAGATTTACATCCGTTACCATGACATTAGATCACTAAAATCATGTCAAACGGATGGACATGATGAACACGAGGGTAAAACTTCCAGGGATGCTTTGGCTCAGCTTTCGAAAATTGTGGACTTAAAATTCCATACAAg AACTTCAATTTTTGATGAACTTCTCAAGCTCATGTCAAAGCTAGAACTTATG GCGGATTTCTcagaattttcttgtttttatgattttgtattCTTCATGTGCCGTGAAAATGGTCAAAAGAATATCA CTGTAAACAAGGCTGTTACAGCATGGAAATTAATTTTAGCTGGGAGGTTTCGGTTGCTAAACCAATGGTGTGACTTTGTTCAG GAATATCAACGACACAATATATCTGAGGATACTTGGCAGCAAGTTTTAGCTTTTAGCCGGTGCGTACATGAAAATCTTGAAGGGTATGATCCTGAAG GTGCTTGGCCTGTCCTAATAGATGACTTTGTTGAGCACATGTACAG GGTATTGGGGTCAAACAGGGAGTCAAACTTTTTCTGTAATTGTGGTGATTCAGAGTCTCAATCATGCGCATTCGAAGACCCTCTTCCTG GATTGAAAGATACTCCTGGTTTGAAGAGGAAGTTGTCTAGCTTTCAAATGGAGGAAATGGCGTCCTCAAATGCTGTCTTCCTTGATTCTGTCAGTCcaaattttatattgaattcaAAGAGAAGTAGGCTGATTGATTACAGACCATTGAACTGGGAGGATAATCCACCTGGTAATTCAGCCAGTGACGGCATGGATATCACCAAGCAGAATAATTCGCTGGGGTCCATGAAATCTCCATGTGCAGTTGAAGGATGCTTGTCGAGGGGCTTTGCAGGTTTATTCTCAACTCGTTCCTATCTACGACTTGACCGGGAGAGGAGAGTCTCGTATACATAG
- the LOC133699729 gene encoding defective in cullin neddylation protein AAR3-like isoform X1: MDSPGSIFEIYIRYHDIRSLKSCQTDGHDEHEGKTSRDALAQLSKIVDLKFHTRTSIFDELLKLMSKLELMADFSEFSCFYDFVFFMCRENGQKNITVNKAVTAWKLILAGRFRLLNQWCDFVQEYQRHNISEDTWQQVLAFSRCVHENLEGYDPEGAWPVLIDDFVEHMYRVLGSNRESNFFCNCGDSESQSCAFEDPLPGNCLKVPFQFHFVPCLFVFTFVLPVSCFPNTCFFVAGLKDTPGLKRKLSSFQMEEMASSNAVFLDSVSPNFILNSKRSRLIDYRPLNWEDNPPGNSASDGMDITKQNNSLGSMKSPCAVEGCLSRGFAGLFSTRSYLRLDRERRVSYT, from the exons ATGGACTCACCGGGTTCAATCTTTGAGATTTACATCCGTTACCATGACATTAGATCACTAAAATCATGTCAAACGGATGGACATGATGAACACGAGGGTAAAACTTCCAGGGATGCTTTGGCTCAGCTTTCGAAAATTGTGGACTTAAAATTCCATACAAg AACTTCAATTTTTGATGAACTTCTCAAGCTCATGTCAAAGCTAGAACTTATG GCGGATTTCTcagaattttcttgtttttatgattttgtattCTTCATGTGCCGTGAAAATGGTCAAAAGAATATCA CTGTAAACAAGGCTGTTACAGCATGGAAATTAATTTTAGCTGGGAGGTTTCGGTTGCTAAACCAATGGTGTGACTTTGTTCAG GAATATCAACGACACAATATATCTGAGGATACTTGGCAGCAAGTTTTAGCTTTTAGCCGGTGCGTACATGAAAATCTTGAAGGGTATGATCCTGAAG GTGCTTGGCCTGTCCTAATAGATGACTTTGTTGAGCACATGTACAG GGTATTGGGGTCAAACAGGGAGTCAAACTTTTTCTGTAATTGTGGTGATTCAGAGTCTCAATCATGCGCATTCGAAGACCCTCTTCCTGGTAATTGCTTGAAAGTTCCCTTTCAGTTCCATTTTGTACCTTGCCTTTTTGTTTTCACTTTTGTGTTACCTGTAAGCTGCTTCCCGaatacttgtttttttgttgcagGATTGAAAGATACTCCTGGTTTGAAGAGGAAGTTGTCTAGCTTTCAAATGGAGGAAATGGCGTCCTCAAATGCTGTCTTCCTTGATTCTGTCAGTCcaaattttatattgaattcaAAGAGAAGTAGGCTGATTGATTACAGACCATTGAACTGGGAGGATAATCCACCTGGTAATTCAGCCAGTGACGGCATGGATATCACCAAGCAGAATAATTCGCTGGGGTCCATGAAATCTCCATGTGCAGTTGAAGGATGCTTGTCGAGGGGCTTTGCAGGTTTATTCTCAACTCGTTCCTATCTACGACTTGACCGGGAGAGGAGAGTCTCGTATACATAG
- the LOC133698712 gene encoding uncharacterized protein LOC133698712 encodes MGACKTLITTSLTSLPKPKKPFSPFSKTQILTRPPSVSFTPCIQHSRPRSSTATQSDFSLDPPDDTVELLLTKRDDVLRLMKMERRITKTHDDTVMGSPWFPYFDRFKCGGVDLSSSEVLEAVGPYMMEERKERIRNTVKNRSYSLCLVVEGLTDFGNVSAVFRSADALGFQSVHVISCDSSKRYRENRHVSMGAEKWLDIELWDSAKDCFQILKSRGYRIATTHVGIDAVSIYDMDWSCPTAIVVGNENRGISEEALELSDLHCSIPMKGMVDSFNVSVAAGILMHHAVCDRTSRLGSHGDLTPEETQILLAEFSLRHSKNMISIAHDYAKRKAATPKPKL; translated from the exons ATGGGAGCCTGCAAAACCCTTATCACCACCTCTCTTACTTCCctcccaaaacccaaaaaaccgtTCTCTCCATTCTCCAAAACCCAAATCCTAACCCGCCCTCCCTCTGTATCCTTCACTCCCTGCATACAACACAGCAGGCCTCGCTCTTCAACAGCAACCCAATCAGATTTCTCATTAGACCCCCCAGACGACACCGTTGAACTCCTTCTCACCAAACGGGACGACGTGTTACGACTAATGAAAATGGAAAGAAGAATAACAAAAACCCACGACGACACTGTCATGGGTTCTCCTTGGTTTCCTTATTTCGACAGGTTCAAGTGTGGAGGTGTGGATTTGAGTAGCAGTGAGGTTTTGGAAGCGGTGGGGCCGTATATGatggaagagagaaaagagaggattCGAAATACGGTTAAGAATAGGAGTTATTCCCTTTGTTTGGTTGTTGAAGGATTGACTGATTTCGGAAACGTTTCGGCTGTGTTTCGGTCTGCTGATGCTTTGGGGTTTCAGTCTGTTCATGTCATTTCTTGTGATAGCTCCAAAAG GTATAGAGAGAATAGGCATGTGAGCATGGGAGCAGAGAAATGGTTGGATATTGAATTATGGGATTCTGCTAAAGactgttttcaaattttaaaatcacgTGGTTATCGGATTGCTACCACTCATGTTGGAATCGATGCG GTATCTATTTATGACATGGATTGGTCATGCCCAACTGCAATAGTTGTTGGAAATGAGAATAG GGGAATTAGTGAAGAGGCTCTGGAACTGTCAGATTTGCATTGCAGTATTCCTATGAAAGGCATGGTCGACTCTTTCAATGTTTCAGTTGCTGCAGGCATCCTCATGCATCATGCTGTTTGTGACAGAACTTCGCGCCTG GGCTCTCATGGTGATTTGACCCCGGAAGAAACACAGATCCTGCTTGCTGAGTTTTCACTTCGTCATAGCAAGAATATGATAAGCATTGCTCATGACTATGCGAAGCGAAAGGCAGCCACTCCCAAGCCAAAGCTGTGA